The Scylla paramamosain isolate STU-SP2022 chromosome 32, ASM3559412v1, whole genome shotgun sequence sequence GAGCTACATCAATGGAAACAGCAATGATCAGGTTTTAATTTTACCTTTCAATATGCTATCCTTTGATATTTCCTATGTCTGAGCCACAAGGGTGTGTCTATAGAGAATAATACCTATGGCAAGACCTGAAATTGTGCCCAAGCATCTAACAACCATCTTTTAGAGGACTTTCCTGTAACATCTGCACAGTGGTGCCTTCCTTCAAGTAACTGGATATTAAGGGTACATGCCATACGCACCATACCCAAGATATACCACTGCTGGGCTAAGTGAGACTCTGAAGTGACTGATGACTGATCCACCTAGTAACAATTCTTCTGTCAAACCAGTGCAGGAAGAATTGCTGCTTGTATAAAAGCAGATCATAATATCTATCCAGAATATAAACTTGTGcaaattttaataatttagttAAACTGTTAAttccaaaacatttttttccagaTACAAGAGGCTATGATTATCAATAAGTGGCTGAGATTATGGcatcacttcactcactcaatcactaaCCCTATTCTTAAGGACTACTGACCAAGGCTCCACACAGACACCCTTTCCTTTTGAAAAAGATCAATGCTCCTGACATGAGGTTTGTGAGCATCCTTTGGTTTTCACTGAGGATTCTCTTATGACCCCAGGACCACGATGAACCTCTGGGCAGCACTACATGCTACATGATCATATCATGGCATTCATACTATAAAGGTGAGAGAACTGAGTTCAGTCTTGCAAGAATGCCAGAGATATTGAATATGCCTACTCATATAATGTCCTCTGATTCAGTAGAAGGTAGTTTATTACTATATACTATAAAACTTTATAATTTCCTATTTTTGGTTGCATATTTCAAAATCAACAATATGATAACTGATGTGTAGTCCAAAAAACTGCAACACTACTCATCAACTTCCTCATTTGTTGTTTTTAAAATCTACCACATGAAACACTCCATCATACAATTTTTCTTGAATACTCAAACCCCAAGTGAAAGTCACATGTACAGGATATGTATAAATACATAACACGTTTGTATACATTTGCACACACATACCTTTTCACATGCAAAGAGCACGGGTGCAGTGGCCAGGCCCAGCTTGAGGTCAGCTGCCGTGGGCTTCCCCATTGTGCTGGAGGAAGACACAAAGTCCAGCAGGTCATCCACTAGCTGGAAGGCGATGCCCACATTACGGCCATACTGGAAGGCCACCTCCTGCAGGCTGTCATCTGCTCCAGACAGGATGGCCACCTGCAAACACAAGGTACATTAAAAATCAACATTAAAAGCCTTTCTTGTGTGCATGTAGGCAAAAGAAAAGATCACTGCCACTATCATCACAAGATATGGTCTCTGGCAGGACTCATTTCACTGTCATTTTGAAGGGAGCCACTAATTATTCAAATATGGATTCTGGTCCAATATAATATAATACTAGAAATATAACTCcataaacacacaacacaaaaaagtaaacaatacTTCCCTGACATCACCTATCCAAGTCCCTCATTCCCTCAATGGTCATTCCTACAACCTTAAACATTCCACTTCAGACCTctacattttcccttcctcatcgTTTCCATGTGCTTGAACTAATTCCTACATAGCCAGtgccttaatttttttccaacattttaATTTCTCCTAATCAAACCTCATGCCAAGTTTTTAAGCAATGTTTTTTAAGACAAATTTGCACATTCCATTAAAGTTTCCCCATATTTTTTGCTCGTTTGTTTATCACAGCAGGTAAACTTACGGCCTTGCAGCTGTATGCTATGAGAGAGGCAGTCTTCTTGAATGTCTTTTTGAGGTAATGAGCAAAcctctcattctcattttcttttgatCCCAGTTGCATGAACTCCCCCTGCACCAAGTCACTCAGAACCTGTAATAAAAGAATTGGTCAGGTATCCATCTAGTGTCTAAGTGACAAAGCTAAAGATGCACAAAGCTTAAATCTTTGCATTGGTGTGGTTTCTCAAGCTTGATGTTTTAGTCTAGTGCAAGTTTTGAAACACATCACTAACAACACAATCCAAATGTTAAAGTGCCTGCAGTTTTGTTGTCAAATGAAGGAACGAGTGTCATACTGTCATTAGCAGTCAAACAGTCAATACATAAACCAGACTCACAACTCAACACTGATAAACTCTACACAAGCAAGAATTAGTTCCACATACtactattttacttttttctctcataaagtACTCTGCACTACAATAGTACAAGATACCAATGTTATACTACAATGAAAAGTAATTAGCATACTTCATCCGAAAGAAGAATCAGATGAGTCATTACTAATTGACATACAATTACAGAGGTATTGCATAAGAGGCTCCATGAATGAGGACTGCACCAACACCAGccatcccccaccaccacaccgaGAGTACCAGAGCAAGACTGGCTGACCAGACCACCCTGCCTAGGTCAAGACACTGACTGACCTGTGAGAGGACCACGATGACCTCCTCATTGCGTATCCTGGCCAGCATGGTGGAGGCCACGGACAGGATGTAGTCTCCTGCCATCACCGCCTGCGGGACACCAAATAAACATCATCCATTCATTCTTATCATGGTTTCCGTTAGTATACAACTCATACTGGAAGGATACTATGGCTCTCTTTAGTTGTACATAAGGCTGCTGCATGAACCATGAAGGTGCTCTGGTTGCTCACATGCACTGTTCAGTTTCTAGTGCCAATATTGAAGTAttaatgtatatataatttctctATTAGTTATTGTCACCATCATACACAAGCTTCACCAGGATCTCAGCAGTATTCCTGAAGGAAAAATGCAATAAGTCTTGCATGCAATTATTATGACTTACGTACCTATGTACAGTATACGTAATGTATATAGATTCTACCTGTGAAAGTTGGTCAAGTATACTTATGATCTGGTACACTACCCGTTACTGTAACTATAAGCATGTATTTTTCCTGCCAAAATCTCGTATTGAGTACAACACAGTATGCTGCTAGACTCATAAATACTGAAAGGAATCTGCATTAAGACAACCTTGAGGAAAACAATTAGGAAATGACACGGTATGCAAGGAGCGGCTCAGCACCACCGCTCAGTTGTGGATCGGCACCCTCATCTCGTCTGCGATATCCTTGGAAATAATTGCTCCCACATAATAGTGAAGGTGTTTGGTGGATGACATCAGTCGGGGAGTGGCACATACTATATCTCAATCCTTTATTCCATTGTTCCTCTTCGCCAAGTACTGCAAAACTGGTCGGGTACttggcctcctcttccttcaccggATCTTCTTGGccattattgttgctattagtTATCATCAAAAAATTTGGGCCTCTCCGCATCTCAATACGACACGGTCTGATATGAGTCACAAGAAGTCATAATAACGTAACACAAGGCATATGGACGCTTTCGCATAGTCACTGTTCGTAATGGTGACGTGAAAGACTTCTTTCTGTCATCGTCTTCCGTATTCAACACCTCTGAACAAATTGCTTGCATACACCATGACGAGGCTTCACCTAACATCCTCTGGCATTGTTATATTGTTAAAGTGACTACTCTTGGTGTGAAGGAGCCGCTGAAACCCACAAAGCCTCGTAGCGTTAACATCcgggaaaaacacacacacacacacacacacacacacttacgtttCCCTGTGTCACTCTGGCTCTCACATCACACAGGTAAGGCAAAGGCTGCCCTATATTTCGTGAcagggtgaaggtggtggttgaAAAACGTGATAATCTGGCCACGGGAGGGGAAAAATTGAGTGATGGCACGTTATTGCGTCATGCGGCCTTTCGCGGGGTACAGgggtgggctctctctctctctctctctctctctctctctctctctctctctctctctctctctccatttatgaTACGCTGATTACAACTTATTTACAATACTTCTAAACTTTCAGACAAAACCATCACGTCACAACTCCATCCACGGAAGATAAAAATACATTCATGACTCAAACTAATCTTTACCAAGCCTTCCCCATTTACCACCATCCCGCCCTCCACTCTCCATTCCCTGCCTCACCTCTACAAATTAGCTATATTATTTCTAAACTTCCAGGCAAAACCATCACTTCACAGCTCCATCCATGGAAGATAAAAACGGACATGACTCCGGCCAAACTTCATAGCCTCACCCGCCCTacgcttctccctctccctggttCACCACGTCCCCAGCGGATAAGCATTCAGCTCCACAAAGGCCATATAACGCCCACTGAACCGGACTTGCTCTACTGGAAGGGAAAAGCGTGAAAGGCCCGCCGCCCGCatccggcagagagagagagagagagagagagagagagagggagtgggcggATTCTCCTTTCATGGGGTTGCATTCGTTAAGATTCTAAGATAGGATTAAAATCTAACTGTTGAATCTACGTACGTTAGTTATGGTTAGTTCCGGATGCTACATGCGGGAGTTATTTTCCGGAGTAATTTTCGTCTCACTTTCCCCGCGTGAAGTAATAAGCTCTGccaagtcctctctctctctctctctctctctctctctctctctctctctctctctctcaagaacgcGCTTACTTGATTTCTAGATAAGAATaaagtttacaaaaaaaagtataagaaatATCTAAAGGAAATGAACACAACTATAAGTATGGTAGTAtggaaataacagaaagaggTACGGACAGACTGTTGTAAGCAAAAGTATTATCGGAGACTCCgtgaggaagaaaacggagttTGCGTgtcagtaaagagagagagaaagagacatatTTACCAAGcggaaaaacgataaaaggctGACTAACGaattgactgaatgattgattcATTGGTATTTTGGTCCCATAACAACACAGTAACAGTAGctctatgtatgtgtatgtgtgtgtatttacactTACATGAGACACACCATTCATTCTACGCAATATTCACTCATGGAGGTTTTGTAGAGCGCCTTTCTTTGGTGGAATGAAGCTTACTCACTAAGCAGTAAACATCAACAGAGCGCCATAATAGGGAGGGGCCTCACCTTGCGCTGCCCATAGAGGTTGTTGACAGAGGGCTTGCCGCGGCGGGTATCCGAGGCATCCAGCACATCGTCGTGGACCAGGGACGCCGTGTGCAGCATCTCCGTCACCTTCGCCACCTGCCACTGGGTGTTGAACAATCTGAAACACGACGCGAGGAAtaacaacaaaggaaaataagtgaagctgcaagaagccatcagacctacacgtggcagtccaagTGCgcaacatatctacctatttccacctaccatgctcatccatgaatttgtctgatcttttaaagctccccagTGACTCAACACCAACAACCAGAATGTAGGGATGgacagaggaacagaaaaaaaaaaaaaaaagtagttgtcAGGTTCtataaggagactgtcagcagatcaaaGTACGCgagactgaaggaaagagaactGAATGCAGCTGTTGAATAATCTGAATGAGCTCTGGCCACGACTGAACCACTGCGACCGCTAAACAAAACAGAGCGTCAGACAGAGTTAGGATGGTACAGATCAAGATAAAATTTAACGTTACATATCAAATTCGAACGTAAACAAGTCAGTACATCTGGTGAACAGCGAGAGGCAGTTAAGCAAGAAGTttaaaagaggacaaaaaaacaaTACCCATATAGCGGTCAGAATTGTGAGTGGTCTGATCAGTAAAAGTTCAGATCTAATACCCACTTAACTCTACCTAACCTCCATGTCTATCACTTATCCttagagaagaaatggaagaggaggaggaggaggaggaggaggaggaggaggaggaggaggaggaggaggaggaggaggaggaggaggaggagaagagaagaagaagaagaagaagaagaagaagaagaagagaagaagaagaagaagaagaagaagaagaagaagaagaagaagaagaagaagaagaagaagaagaagaagaagaagaagaagaagaagaagaagaagaagaagaagaagaagaagaagaagaagaagaagaagaagaagaagaagaagaagattaaataaaaaaaagaagaaggagaagcaggagataACACTGATGACAGGTTCAGGTAACACGCGGGTCAGGATGCGGCAAGTCACCTTCCGATGACCCGCTTGAAGGTCACAAGAGAAAGTTCGCGCTCCAGGACTTCCCAgaatcttcctttccctctgctCGGAGAGAACGGAAGTGGTTGCATTCTTGGGAGACACGGACCTTTCGTCTTATGAGAGCTTTGGTACGCCAGGTtgctacttatttttttcctttttcgttttgaTGTGTAAAGGAAAGCTGACCAAGTGGTAAGCACGAAATGAATCtataaatgatgaaataataataataataccagcaagaaccacaacagcaataataactcACTTAATTGACGGTTTATTTAGATTAGATACACAAGTCTTCGGTTTCTTCACATTTTGCacttaaaaagaatgaaatcgCGCCACTTACACGGTCTTCTCGAACCCCGGGAGTTCTCCATATAAATAAAAGTCTCGTTGGGAGCAAAATTACAcagaagtttctctctctctctctctctctctctctctctctctctctctctctctctctctctctctctctctctctctctctctctctctctctctctctctctctctctctctctctctctctctctctctccagaagaaaacggaatgataagtataatgaaaagtaaaaatctgAACTCCACAAATTAAAGAAGTGATGAgcttaaggaaaaagaaaaatgaggaacaagtgctgtaatacaaaaaaaaataaataaaaataataaataaataaataaacacaaacaacacacaaacatacacacaaaaagagCAAGAATTAGATGACATAAGCCAAACACAAgtcataaacataaaaaaaagaagaatcagTAAAAACTTGAacaatataaatagaaaaaaaagtggagtacattgaaaaaaaagaaagaaaataaacaaaagtggTATAACGACACCATAAACGAAGGTAACTGAGATAAAGAAGGAGGCTGAGGCggagctggggggggtgaggggtgaggggtgaggtgtgtgtgtgtgtgtgtgtgtgtgtgtgtgtgtgtgtgtgtgtgtgtgtgtgtgtgtgtgtgtgtgtgtgtgtgtgtgtgtgtgtgtgtgtgtgtgtgtgtgtgtgtgtgtgtgtgtgtgtgtgtcaagcggTCAGGCAGGTTGGAAGGTTAGCAGGTGGCGCAGGGGAACCTTCAAGGCCACCAGTAAAAGTTATTCCTTCAAATCAAACAgtatttcttcctgtcttcattcatcttctttttctaattttctccttccttctgtttctacctacctccttcctttcatccattccttcgTTCCCTCGTGGctttcactttccctccttcttcaaATCACTAagaatttcctctcttctcttcatctattcctcttttcctttctcatcctctttcttttattttcgtgttgTAACTTTATATCAccactaatttctctctttctcttgatcTCTCCCTTTCGTCcgctttcccttatttctttctttcattcttatctgCATTCCTGCCATCCCTCTGTTTAtctaacctttcctctcttcgtccTTCTATTCCTACTTCAATCCTTGCCATCCTTCTCCATATCAaacaatcttttttttaatctctctctctctctctctctctctctctctctctctctctctctctctctctctctctctctctctctctctctctctctctctctcctgtgtctcaCCATTCCTGcgttcatttttccttcactttctccctccattccaaGGTCTATCCTCGCCATCGTTCCaaatctccctttcccttttcccttcatcccttccctgcctcctctttcttttcatttgtacCTCCAGCCTTGTCATCCTTCACCACTGTCCCTTAACTTAacccctccctccatctgcccctcttccctcttgcccTGTCTGTTCCTCTGTCCCTTCAAATTTTATCTCTAAGTTGGTAGgttaaggaaataaaagtgattTAATACCTTCCTTCTATCAGTCTCCCTCtcattttactctctcttcctccacctttccttttaaatcttatatttttgtcgtttttttgtGTTACGTCAGGTTAAATTacgtcaagttaggttaggttaactctCTTCAAGCAGACATGTTAAGGAAATGGAATTGAACTAATACAACtacagtaaagaaagaaaagcgaaTTAAATTAAAGAAGATCACTTGTGTTTTGCAGGAGAAGGAGTATGAGGGGAATGTTGCTCGTATTCTCACCTGTCCTCGTCGTGCAGGTGTGTGTTGATGGCCCGGGACATGAGCACAGTGATGAGTGGACGCACCGCCTTCCCCTGCCCGTCGAAGTAGTATTTGGCGATCTCCTGAAGCTCAAACTGAGACTCCAGCTCCTGAGGAAACAGTGACAGCACGGTCAGAGAAATGCTCGCagtaaaatggaggaaaaaaatggttagCTAAAACTGCATAAAtcaacgaaagaaaataattggCTCTGGATCAaaatgaaaacgagaaaatgaattaagacaaacaaaacaaactggaaaaaaaaaacggtgcaggaaaataaaggaaatcaaTAAAAAGTATTCATAAATTTTCACTTTAATTTTCACGTGATTTCCTCCACCTATCTTCTCTCTTATGGCATCTCCTCACtaattcacgagagagagagagagagagagagagagagagagagagagagagagagagagagagagagagagagagagagagagagagagagagagagagagagagagagagagagagagagagagagagagagagagagagagagagagaatgtagataaaataaacgaatatgataatgcaaaataaaagaacaatcaGTCATCCATTAAGGGTAAAAATGGATTAGTCtttgctcaaaaaaaaaagaagttacatttgctcttttctttacaGTGACTAGTTATACGTGACGTGtggtaaaactctggaacttcctgcctgcttctgtatttcct is a genomic window containing:
- the LOC135089293 gene encoding all trans-polyprenyl-diphosphate synthase PDSS1-like translates to MASSIRGRAVRLLDNFINQTLVLSTRNISRSLSENSIRGDYQGCQSSVLLTSETRGRARSSYRRLSSAGRALRQVQEPGRQASPLSPAHRVSLIDTDLRHMFDDIKKELESQFELQEIAKYYFDGQGKAVRPLITVLMSRAINTHLHDEDRLFNTQWQVAKVTEMLHTASLVHDDVLDASDTRRGKPSVNNLYGQRKAVMAGDYILSVASTMLARIRNEEVIVVLSQVLSDLVQGEFMQLGSKENENERFAHYLKKTFKKTASLIAYSCKAVAILSGADDSLQEVAFQYGRNVGIAFQLVDDLLDFVSSSSTMGKPTAADLKLGLATAPVLFACEKFPELNPMIMRRFQEPGDVQKAFELVHKSDGLEQTQFLARQHCQEAIKVISTLKPSEEQKALITITDKVLNRIK